A segment of the bacterium genome:
GAGGTGGAGGGGAGCGGAGGTTTCTAAGTTCTAAGAGTCGGCGCATCCTTTCCGCCCCCGGCGTCGTCATGTCCTCGCTTGAGGACTCGCCGTAGCGCTGCTACTGTCTCGCCCTCTCGCTGCGGGATTCCTCGCCGGGAACGGAAAAGCCGCGCCGGGGAAAATCTGACTTGGGAACTGCAAAAGCGAAGTGAACCTCCTCGCCTTTGTCCTCCGAAGCAGAAAGACGAAGGAGGACGGCGGCAAAATCCTTTGCCGTATTAAAAACGATCACTCCGGGCGCTGACCGGCGAGGACGAATTTGAAAAAGCGCTGGCTGAGCAAACCCCAAAACCCCGAAGCGGCGGAGAAGATCTCCCGCAGCCTCGGGGTTTCGCCGCTTCTGGGGAGGATACTCGCCGCACGGGGGTTTTCTTCGGCTGAAAGCGCGGACGAGTTCCTCTCCTCGCGACTCTCCTTCCTGCCCGATCCCATGTCCATACCCGGCATGGAGCGGGCTTGCGAGCGGATAACCGCTGCGATCTTCGCCGGTGAGCCGCTCTGGATTTACACGGATTTCGACGCCGACGGAGTGACCTCGGCGGCGCTTCTGGGCAACTTCTTCTCCTCCATAGGCGTCAAGTGGCGCGCCCGGCTGCCCCGGCGCGACAAGGAAGGGTACGGCCTCCACGCCGATCCCCTCCGGGAGATAGCCGCCGACGGCGGCGGGCTGGTCATAACCGCCGATTGCGGCATCTGCGACGTCCAGTCGGCCTCTCTGGCCAAAAGCCTCGGCCTCGGCCTCGTTATCACCGACCACCACAACCCCTGCGGCCAGCTTCCCGACGCCGACGCCGTCGTAAACCCCAAAATCGAAACCTCCCTCTACCCCGACCCGATGATAGCCGGAGTGGGAGTCGCGTGGAATCTCTGCGTCGCCCTGCGGAAGGTTCTGCGCGAGAGGGGTTGGTTCACCGAACTTCGGCCCGAGCCCGACCTTCGTGAATTTCTCGATCTGGTCGCCCTCGGCACAGTCGCCGATCTCGTGCCCCTTCGCGGGGTAAACCGCATACTCGTCCGGGCGGGGCTCGGCGCGATGAACAAGAATCCCCGCCCCGGCATACTTGCCCTCGCGGAGACGGCGCTCCTCCGTAGCGAATACCGCGCCAGCCATCTGGCCTACCAGCTCGGCCCGCGCATAAACGCCGCCGGAAGGATGGAGAGCCCCCATCAGGCGCTCGATCTCCTCATGTCGGACAATATGGAGGAGGCGAGGCTGCTTGCCGCCGACCTCAACCGTCTCAACACCGAAAGGCGCGCCGAGGAGACCTCCTCCTTCCAGAATGCAAAGGACAGGGTTCACCAGAGCGGCTGGCTGCAAAGCAGCCTTTCCCTCGTTGTCGCGGGCGAGGACTACCACCCCGGAGTTGTCGGCATCGTCGCCTCGCGCCTCGTAGAGAAGTTCCAGCGCCCCTCTGTGGTAATCTCGGCGACGGGGGATATCTGCAAGGGGTCGGCGAGGACGGCGGGAGAGCTCGACATCTACGATACGCTGAAGGAGTGCGAGGGGATGCTTCTGGCCTTCGGCGGCCACAAGGGGGCGGCGGGAGTGACGATAAAAAAGTCCGGCATACCCGCCTTCCGGGAGAGCTTCGAGCGGGCGGTCAGAAGGCGCGTCATCGAAGAAGACCTCGCCCCGACCCTCGTCTCCGACGCCGAGGCGAGCATAGAAGAGCTTACCCTTCCCCTGGTCGCGGAACTCACCCGCCTGGAGCCCTTCGGCTACGGAAATCCTTCCCCGCAGGTCATCCTCCGAAATCTGGAGGTCGCCGAGGCGGGTCACATGGGCGAGGGGGGAAACCACCTGCGCCTCAGGCTCGCCAGCGAAAACCGCTCCATCGAGGCGGTGCTGTGGAACAGCGCCCACGAGGTCGAGGGAATCAGGCCAGGCGTCAGAGTCGATACGATAGGGACTCCCCGCACCCGCACGCGGGGCGGCAGAACCTACGTTCAGTTTCATGCGCTTGACATAAAGGTGTCGGAAGAACAAAGTTAAAGTCCGGCTTCCTCTTTCGGCGAATGGCTGCGTCGTTTCTCGTTCGCGCTCCTCGCCGTATAAAACGATACTGTCTTCGTCGCGCGCCCTGCGGACTCCTTGCCCTTCGCCGAAATAGATTGCCGGAGTTGTGGGTGCGTGGCTATTAAATCTGATGATTATTACGGCATACAGCCGCTACAGGGAGGGTAAAAATGAAGAAAACGCTCATCGCAATCGCAGTGGTTCCGTTTCTGCTCGGGTTTTGCGCCCCCTCGCACGCCACGACCGGCAACCTCAACTTCCTCGTCGGCGGAAAAGCCCTCGAAAAGAACGACTGGGAGCCGCTCGAAGACCAGACCGCGGTCTCCTTCCACCTCGACGTTACCCCCGAGGGGTGGCCGGTGGCGCTCGCCCTGGACTACCTCGGAAGCGCCGCAGAGGAAGAAAATTATGCGAACAGCGGTTTTGATCTCGCGGCCTCGACCATCGAACTCGACTTTGGCGTCAGGAAGTTCTTCGGAGACGAGACGGACGTGGCTGGGTTCGTAGGCGGCGGTCTCGGTATCATCGGGGCCGAGGCTGAGGTCACCTTCGGCGGGGCATCGGCCTCCGAAGACGATTCCGCCCTCGGCTTCTGGATCGACGGGGGAGTTCAGGGAAGGTTCTTCGATTCCATGAATCTCGGCCTCGACCTTCGCTATTCCAAGGCGGAGGTGAACGTCGGCGGCGTCAATGTCGAAGCGGGCGGCTTCACCACCGGCGTTTACATCGGCTACGGCTGGTAACGAATAAAGGTCTGGATGCTAAAAGGCCGCCCGAAAAGGCGGCCTTTTTCAATTACATCATCACGGTGGTAATCTCGAACTCCGGCGGGTCCTTTATCGCCCTCTTCACGGTGCACTGATCCATCGCCTTCACAATCGCCTGCTCGTACTTTTCCGGAAAGCCGTCCGGCAGTTTCAGTTCAAGCCTAACCTTCTCAAGTTTGTGCGATTCCTGATTGGTTTCAAAGGCCGCGATAAGCTCCATCCCCTCGGTGGCTATCTCCCTTTGCTGGCAGAAGCGTAGCGCGAAAAACCCCGCGCAGGTGGCGATGGAGGACAAAAAGAGCAGGTAAGGGGAGGGGGCGCTGTTGTCGCCGCCGGAGGTTACCGGCTGGTCGGTGCGTACTGTGAAAGAGCCGACGGAGGCCTCCACCGCCATTGGCCCAGGGAAGGAAACCTTCATAAGCATCTTTTAAAACCTCCCGGTAATGCACGTCCAACTTGAAAAAAATACTTCCACTGCCCAAAGGATACACCTTTTATAACACAAAAAAGGCGCAAGTCTCACCTTCGGAGCCAAATAATTTTTTTCGTCTACGGCTCAGGCCCCCCTATGCCTGCGGCGGTTTGAGGGTAATATTCACTCATTCAGGAGATTAAAAAACCCTGCCGCGCAGCCGCAGTGAAAATGCATCGGGACGATATGGAAACTCGAATTACTCTGGGGGTAAGCGCCTGCCTTCTGGGCGAAAACGTCCGCTATGACGGCGGCTGCAAGCTCGACCCCTATCTCGTTCACACTCTTGCGAGGTTCGCCAGATTCGTCCCCCTGTGCCCCGAGACGGAATCGGGCATGGGAGTGCCGCGCGAGCCCGTGGACCTCTGGGCCGGAGGCGGCGGAGAGGTGCGCGCCGTCGGGAGAGAGAGCCTGGCGGACTATTCACGCTCCTGGCGGGAGTGGGCAAAAGCAAAGGCCGGGGAACTGGAGGGGGAGGACCTCTGGGGGATGATCCTGAAAAGCCGTTCCCCCTCCTGCGGCCCGCAGGTAGAAATCCGGGAGGGGTGCGGCCAGAAGAGACGCACGGGAATGGGTTTTTTCGCCGAGGAGGTGGCCCGCTCCCTTCCTCTGGTGGTGGTGGAGAGCGAGGAGAGCCTTTACGACCCCGGCAGGCGGGAAAACTTCATCGTCCGCCTCTTCGCCATGCGCAGGCTGAAAAAGCTTGTCGAGGGGGAAAAGACAAGGGGAAGGCTCGTCGATTTTCACACCTGCGAAAAACTTCTCTTGATGGCGCACTCCGCCGAAGGCTACCGGAGCCTCGGCAGAACCGTCGCCCGGCCGACAAAAGAGCCTCTGGACCGGGTCTACGAAGCTTACCGCGACGGTTTCATCGGCGCGCTCTCCCACCGGTCTACGCGGGCGAAGAACTGCAACGTCCTTTTGCACGCCGCGGGTTACTTCAAGAGAAACCTCGACGTCATAGAAAAGGGCGAGCTCGGCGAGGCGATAGAGGGCTATCGCGCCGGGCTGCTCCCCCTGACCGTTCCCATGACCCTCCTTAACCACTGGAACAGGCGCTGGCGTCACCCCTGGCTCGGCGCGCAGAGCTATTTGAATCCCCATCCGCTGGAATTGCGTCTTAAGTGTCTCGCCTGAGGCGCTGACAGCTTCGGCTTTTGCCGCGGGGCTTCGTCGCTTCTCGGGAGCGCTCCTCGCCGTATAAACGATACTGTCTTCGTCGCGCGCCCCGCGGGCTCCTCGCTCCTTCGCCGAAATAGTTCATATTCGCCGTACAGGGGAATTCATAAAATTTTGCGTTCCCGGCGGTTAGGCGAGCTTATTTCTTGATGCTAAAAGAAGTTACCGTTAGACTTAAACGTTGGGAAGTTATGTTTAATCCGATTTTTGGCGGGACCAAAATCAGGGGAATATGAAACAAAGAGCGATGGTCGCCGACGTCGATGCCAGCGCGAGCCGGATTCTGGAAGTCCTGTTATCCGGTTTCGATTACGATCTGGTGGTGGTGAAGGATGACGAGACTGCCTATAAAACCTTCGTCGAGTACGGACCCGACGTTGTTTTCGTGGATACCCTTTTGCCTCGCAAGGGCGCTTTCGAGCTGATAAAGCGCATACGGCAGACGGAAGGGGGCGACAGGGTGAGCGTGTACGTCACGAGCGCTATTCGCGGCGGGTCGCTCAAGGAGGAATCTCTCAGCGTCTGGGGCGCGGCCGGGTACCTGCCCAAGCCGCTCGAACTGGACATTCTGCGCTCGCAACTGGCTCCTTCCCTATCCACCAAGTCCGCCGACTCCAAAGGCGGCGGGCAGGGCGAGGAGGAGGAGGTTCCGGAGCAGGGCGAATTCGCGCGCTCGAATTTCCCGATGATATTCGCCTCCCTGCTTCGCCGCGAAGCCCCGATACGGCTCGCGGCGGGTCTCGGCAAAGTGAGAAAGGCCGTACACTTCGACAACGGCAAGATTATCTTCGCCAGATCAAACCTCCTCGCCGAAACCCTCGCGAGTTACCTGCAGGACAAGAACTTCATAGACGAAAACCAGTACCGCGAAGGGGTTCGCGTCTCCATAGATCAGAAAAAGATGATCGGGGAGGCCTTCATATCTCTCGGCGCGGTGACCAGGGGAGACATCGACGCGGCCATACGCAGCAACATCGAGGAGAAGGTCAAGAACCTCTTCACCTGGAAGAGCGGCTGGTACAAGATAATGCCCCACGCCGATCCCCCCGCCGAGATACCCGGCGGCCCCATCGAGGGATGGAAGCTCCTCTGGGACGAGATAAACACCCCCGCCGGCCAGACGCACCTGAGCGAGTATCTGACGAAACTCGCCTCACGCAAGATAATCGAGGGGCCCTCCCCTTCGGAGATTCTCGACGTGACCGGCTTTTCGCAAAAGGATTTTGAAAAAGTTATCGGTCTCGCCAAAGGGAGGCCGGTGGTCGAAGCCTGTGAAGACGTGGGGATGAGGAAGATGAACCTCCTTTATTTCCTCGTCCTCTCCGGTTATCTGGAGGTGAACGAAGAGACCTCCGCCTCCGGGCAGGGCAGCGAGGGGTTTGAAGAGCTAAAGCGCAGGGAACTCTCCCGCAGGCTTGCGTGGATGAGCGGGCGCAATCACTTCCAGATACTGGGGGTTCAGATGACCGCCTCCGACGCCGAGGTGAGCGCCGCGTACGGAAAGCTTGTCGGCGAACTGCGCGCGGGCGAGGACAAGCTCTCGGGCGGGGGCGAGGCCCGGCGTCTTATCGGCGAACTCTCCGAGATCGCAGGGAAGTCCCTGGAGGCGCTTTCCACCAGGACAAAGCGCGACGATTACATCGAGAGCCTCAAGCACGGCGGAGACGTACCCCTGAGCGCCGAAGACCGGATAAAGAAGGCGGAGAACTCCTACAAGGAGGGTGTCACCGCCCTCAAGTGCCAGCGGTGGGACGAGGCGATAGACAGGCTTGGCTGGGCGGTGGACATGAACCCTTCCAACGCCGAATACCTCATACGCCACTCAGAGGCGCTTCTCATGCGGGAAGGCGGGGACAAGCAGACGACCCTGAACCGCGCCGAAAGCAACCTCCGGAAGGCGCTCGAAGCCGAAAGCGAGAATCCCGAGATCTACTACCTCCTCGGCAGGGTGCAAAACGCCAAGGGCAAGGCCCCGCAGGCTATCGAATACCTGCAAAAGGCCCTCTCGCTAAAGCCCTCCTATCAGGCTCCCGCCCTGGAGCTGAAGAAGATGAAGGATCAGTCGAAGGGGGGGTTTTCTCTTTTCGGCAAGCGCCGCTGAGGCCCGGCTTCCTCTTTCGCCGAAGGGCTGTGTTGGCTTCGGCTTTTTCCGCCATGCATCGTTGCCGCCTGCGCCGGACGCTTGCCGTAGTCACGCTACTGTCTGCGCGCCCTTGCTCGGCGGCGCCTCGCCTGACGAAAAAATCCAAAGCCAAATGAAAAAGCAAGGGTTTTGCCTTGCTCTCTCACCGGGTGATTCTTCTCCGGGCCATAGGCTTATTCAGTACGAAAAAACCGCCGGAAGGCGGTTTTTTCGTTGCGGTTAACGGCGGGCGAACTTTTTATTTCAGGTCCGCGTAGCAGCGGGGGCATTTGGCGACTTTGGGGTCTTCCAGAGCGGCCCCGCAGGCGCTGCAGTAGAAAGAGGCCATTCCCTTGCGGGTGCGATACGCCTTGCGAAAAAAATAAAAAGCGAAAGGCAGGAAGAGCCACCCGAAAATCAGGCTATGGAAGAGCCAGGTCAGAAAAAGAAGCATCAGGCCGATGAACACAAAAAGCCTGTAGTCCTCGCTGACGGCCTGACCCGTCGCGCTCCCCTCAACCCTGTCTCCGATGCGATCCTTCATTTAATCTCCGTCAGAGGAATTAGTCCGAGACGCTACTTATACCCTATGGCTTTTGAAAAAGCATCAGATAGGTTGAGGTCCCCAGTTCAACGACCTTGCCCGGCGCGAGTCCGAAGGGCGCGGTGAGGCGAAGAAGGTCTTCGGGCGAAAGGCGTATCTCCAACGGGGGGCCGGGCCTGGAGTCGATCTTTTTGAACTCCACGAGGGCGAGCCAGCCGCCCTTCCGAAGCGCCCGTACGGCTTCCCCAAGCGCACCTTGCCCGGTCCCTCGCGCCGTGAGGTCGTGGAGCACCGTGGCCATCAGCGCAAGGTCCGCCTCGCCGTCACGGACGGCGGACAGGCCGGAAAGGTCGGCGGTTTCGGCCCGTACGTTCGTCAAGCCGAGTTCGGAAGCGGTCCGGTTAAGCTTTTCAACGCCCTCGCTCCAGAGGTCGAAGCCTCGCACCACGGACAAAGGCCCCAGCCTCCCGGCCAGCCGGAGGGCGTAGCTCCCCGAGCCGCAGCCGAGGTCGAGCACCTCCATTCCCGGAGCTAGGGGAAGCGACGAGTAGAATATTTCAAAGTCGATCAGGTCGATGCTCGACTTTCCTGCCTCATGCGGTATTTCGGTCATATTTCTTGTCTCCTGAAAGGCTTTGGTTGCGGTTGTCAGTATAGAGCATCGGCAGCGTTTTGTCGCTTTTGCGCTTCACGGAGCCAACGCCCTCAACCTTTCAGTCCGGCAAACCGCGAGTATTATTATGTTCAAGGCTGTATCCCGAAGCAAAGTCCCTGCATCAAATAACGTTAAGGGGGCTTGGACGTGAAACCACTTGAGGACTCAATAGGCCTCCTGACGCACAATTGAAGAGAATACCCTCTTTTGCCGATTATAAGCTTATGGTTTCTACAATCGAATCCGTTGACAAAGGCCTTGAAAGAACCCATATTAAAAACATGGTGAACAACGTCACGCTAAAACTGAAAAAGGCCTTTCTGGTCTTTCTGGCGGTCGCCTTGGCTTCCGTCGCCTTCGCGGGCGTCGTGCCTGTCTGCAAGGGGTGCTGCTGCTGCGTGAAATTCGCCGGTGAAGTGATGAGTTCCGGCGCGAAGAAGTGTTGCTGCGCCGAGAAGGCCGGGGTAACCGGCGGGTGCAACCCCAAGACGAAGAGCAAGGGTTCAAGCGAAGCCGCCTACGACTCGGCGAGACCTCTCGAAAGCCGCGACATCGCTTTGACGGCGGTAATCGGCCACACCCAACCCCCCCGGCTCCATGCCACGGCGGGGAAAAACCTTTCCCTCGCGGGCAATGGGCCTCCCTCCGCCCTCCACGCCCGAATCCAGCGCTTCGACTGCTAAATCTCCCTTCTTAAAGCTTCCCCAATCCCGGTAAAGACGCCGGTAACGGTTAATTTTGTCAGATCGCCGGGAGCGCAGCTTGCGCCCCGTCAGGATATTTGGAGAAACGATCATGTCTAACGACATCAAAAAAGATAAATTCGCTGAAAAACGCGCCGCCGTAGAGGGTAAATCCTCCGGCAGCCTCAAGCTTTTCGTCATCGGGGCGGCCGTGGTCGCCCTCGCGGTGGCCTCCCTCGTCGCCTACTCCAGAACCGGAGACAAGTCCGGTGAAGCGGCAAAGGTGCAGGCGGCGACGCCCGTAAACGAATCGGGCGTCGTCGTCTCCTTCCCCCTTGCCGATTTTGAAGGCGGGCAGGCGAAGTTTTACGAGCACAAGACCGCCGACTCCATCACCGTCCGCTATTTCATCGTCAAGAGCGACGACGGCGTGACGAGGGCCGCCTTCGACGCCTGCGACGCCTGCTGGCCCCACGGTAAGGGCTACAGCCAGGACAAAAAGGAGATGGTCTGCAACAACTGCCAGATGCGTTTCCCGACAAGCAAGATCAACGAGGTCAAGGGAGGGTGCAACCCCTCGCCGCTCGCCCGCACCGTCGAAAACGGGCAGCTCTTGATAAAGGTCTCCGATATCGAAGCGGGCAAGTCCTACTTCAATCTGAAAAAGTAGGGTAGCGCCATGCGGCTCACCGATATCGCCCTTCTGAACCTGCGGCGGAGGAAGGCGAAAGCCGCCTTCCTTCTCACCGGTCTTCTCATTGGCGTAACCACCGTCGTCGCCCTCCTTTCCATTACGGAGGCGATGTCCAGAAACGTCAACGACAAGCTGGAGCGCTACGGCGCGAATATACTCGTACTGCCCAAAAGCGAGACGCTCTCCCTTACTTACGGGGGCATCTCTCTCGGCGGAGTCTCCTTCGACATGAAGGAACTGAAGGAGGAAGACCTCGCCAAAATCCGGACTATAGAAAATTCTGCGAATATCGCCGCCCTCGGTCCGACCGTTCTCGGCGTGGCGGAGCTTTCCGGCCAGAAGGTGTTGACGGCGGGAGTGGATTTTTCCGTCTCTCACGTCCTCAAGCCCTGGTGGAAGCTTGTCGGAGATATTCCAGCCGGAGCCGGTGTCGTAGCCGGTTCGGAAGCCGCCCGAGTCTTTTTTCTGATACCCGGCGAGACGGTGAAAATCGCAGGCAAAGACCTGAAGGTTACCGGGGTTCTCGAACCCACAGGCTCCCAGGACGACCAGCTCCTCTTTACCGACCTTAAAACCGCCCAGGAGATATTCGGAAAGAAGGGAACCGTCTCTCTGGTAGAGGTCGCGGCGCTCTGCAAGGATTGCCCGGTTTCGGACATGGTTAACCAGATAGGGCGGATAATACCCGACGCCAACGTCATGGCCATCCAGTCGGTGGTCAAGTCGAGGCTGGAGACGATAGAGCACCTGCGCCGCTTTTCCTACGGCATAAGTGCGGTAGTTCTTTTCGTCGGCGGCCTCATGGTGCTGGTGACGATGATGGGAAGCGTCCGCGAGCGCACCGCCGAGATAGGCGTCTTTCGCGCCATAGGCTTTCGGAAATCCCACGTGATGCGAATAATCTTCACCGAATCGGCGATAGTCTCCCTCCTCGCGGGAATACTCGGCTATCCGGCCGGGCTCGCGGTAACGGCGGTTGCGCTTCCCTTCTTCGCGCCGGGGGAGGGCGCGGGAGTCGCCTTAGACCCGGTGCTGGCGCTCTTTGCGGTTTCCATCTCACTCCTTCTGGGTCTCGTGGCCTCCATCTACCCGGCGGTAGCCGCCACCAGGATGGACCCCAACGAAGCCCTGCGCGCGCTTTAGAAGGAGAACGAAGATGAGCTTACTGATAGTAAAAAACCTGCAAAAATCCTACGGCTCGGGCGATTCCGAGGTAAAGGCGCTCCGCGAGGCCACCTTCGAGGTGGAGGAGGGCGAGTTCGTCTCCATAATGGGCGAATCGGGGTCGGGGAAATCCACCCTGCTCTCGATCCTCGGGGCTCTCAACACTCCCACCGCCGGAAACCTGAACGTAGCCGGGGTGGAGGTCTACAAACTCGGTCAGGAGAAGAGGGCGGATTTTCGGCGCGAATTCCTGGGGTTCGTCTTTCAGAACTTCCGCCTTATCCCCTACCTGACGCTGGGGGAGAACACCATGCTACCCCTCGCGACCCTCTCCATCTCGAAAAAAGAGAAGGTCGAAAAGGCGCGAAAGGCGCTTGAGCACGTGGGGCTGGCGAGCAAGATGAACCGCCTGCCGAGCCAGGTCTCCGGCGGCGAGCAGGAGAGGGCGGCGGTCGCAAGGGCCATCGTCAACGAGCCCCCGATACTCCTCGCGGACGAGCCCACCGGCAACCTCGACTCCCGCACGGCGGGCGAGGTGATGGGAATGTTAAAAGAGCTTAACTCCCACGGCACGACCGTCGTCATGGTCACCCACTCCGAGAAATGCGCGGCGATAGCCACGCGGCATCTTCTTGTCGCCGACGGAGTGGTGAGCGAGATGCGCTGAGAGCTTCTAATCGTTCCTTCAACTTTTCCAGATAACTCAAAACCCCGCGTAATTGCGGGGTTTTGAGTTTGGGGCCCTGCGGGTTTTTAAAATCGGTCTTAAGAAATTTGTGAGAGAAACCTCCGGGACTTTTATATATACTCCTTCGGACTCGGTTACAGGCAGGCACTTCATGAAGGGTTCCGGACTCAAGTTTTGATGGATAGCGAAAAAAAGGAAGAGAAGCCGAAGGTTTTCACCCTCGCCAGCGACGAGGGCAGGTACAGGCTTCTGGTTGAGAACGCCCACGTGGGCATCTGCGTCTGTCAGGGCGACAGGGTCTGTTACGCGAACAGGGCTTTCGCCGCCATGACTGGCTACACCCTCCTTGAACTTACCTCCCATAGCCTCCTGCGCATCGTCCACCAGGAGGATCACCCCCACGTAATCCGTGAATACTCCCGCCGCATGCGCGGCGAAAACGAGGCCTCAAGCTACGAGTTTCGCGGAGTGACCAAAGAGGGGCGGGTAAAATGGCTCCTCATGAGCGCCATCCGCATCGACTGGGACGGCAAACCCGCGGCTCTCGATTTCGTCACCGACCTCAGCGACCGCCGGTACATGGAAGAGACGCTCCGGAAAAGCGAGGCGCGCTACCGCTCCCTGACCGACGACGTCCTCGACAACTCCGCGGTCGGCCTCGTGATTCTCGACGGCGAACTGAAAGTGGCCTGGGCCAACCGCACCTTCGGTGAATTTTTCAGCATTCAAAGGGAGCTGACTATCGGGCTTTCGGCCGGGAGGGTGCTTGAGACCCTTCAAAAAGCCGCCACGGACCCCTCGGGTTTTCTCCTTTCGGCTAGAGACGCGCTGAAAGGTGAAGGGCGGACGGCCACCTTTGAATTTTCGGCGAAACCGGCTCCGGGGAAAGAGGAGCGCCACATTGAGTGCCGGACGCAGCACGTCGGGGAGGGGCTTTTCAGCGGCGGGCGCATACTCCATTTTTACGACATCACCCCCCAGAAGACGGCGCAGCTTGAAAACGCCGCCATGCAGGCGAAGCTCCTCCAGTCGCAGCGGCTGGAGACGGCGGGCACCCTTGCCTGCGGCATAGCGCACGACTTCAACAATATACTCCAGTCCATCTGCCTCAACGCGCATCTTTTGTCTTCTCAAAGCGCCCTGGCGGAGCAGGACCAGCTCTATCTTTCGCGCATAGATTCCGCCGCCGGGCGGGGGACAAAGCTGGTAAACCAGCTACTCGCTTTCAGCAGGGGAATGCAGGCTTCCTTCGACGCCATATCGCTTTCGGAGGCTGTTTTAAAAGGCGTGGAGATGCTCGGCTGGATATTGCCCGAAAACATAAAGGTGGTGACCGAATTGTCGCCGGAGGAGTGCGCCATTCTCGGCGACGAGGGGCAGATAGAGCAGATACTCCTGAATCTGGCGATGAACTCCAGAGACGCCATGCCGGAGGGCGGAGTTTTCAGGGTAACGGCCGGGCCGGTGAAGGTATCGGGGAGAAACAGGGAGGTGGAGCCGGGGGACTACGTCCTTCTCACAGTCGAGGACAGCGGTCACGGCATGGAGGAATCCACTCTTTGCAGAATCTACGACCCCTTCTTCACCACGAAGGAGGTCGGCAAGGGCTCCGGTATAGGCATGTCGGTCGTTTACGGCATCGTAAGAGACCACGGCGGTCAGATTTTCTGCAACTCGACGCCCGGAAAGGGAACCGTCTTCAGCATTTACTTCAAGCGGGCAGGCGTAGCGCGTATCCACCGGAAGGCAAAGGCGGCGGAACCGGAGGTTCTGCCCGGAAAGAGAGAAGGGGTGCTCGTGGTCGACGACGAGCCCTTCATCGCCGAGAGCCTTTGCGACGTACTCAAGGCGAACGGCTACGAGGCGCTGGCGGCCAACAGCGGCGAGGCTGCGCTGGAACTCTACAAGGAGCAGTCCGGAAAGATCGACCTCGTCGTCCTCGATCTCGGCATGCCGGGCATGGGGGGTAAAGAGTGCCTCGAATGCCTCAGGAAGATGGACGGCGAACTGAAAATTATCGTCGCCAGCGGCTACGACGCGGCCACTCACGCCGGGGAAGTGAAAAAACTCGGAGCCAAAGCCTTCATCTCCAAACCCTACAGCATCTCGGGGCTTCTCAGGACTATCGAGGAGATACTGGAAGGGTAGCGCCGGACGGCTTCGGCTTTTGCCGCGATGCGGGCGTCGCTTCTCGCTCGCGCTCCTCGCCGTAGGCCCGCTACTGTCTTCGTCGCGCTCGCTGCGGGCTCCTTGCCTCGCGCCAAAATCCTTTGCCGTATTTAAAACCTGAAACGGATCCGCGCCGCCCCGCCCTTCACAACTGAAGGCCCGCGCAACAATCCCCTTTCCGCCAACCTCCCGAATCTGTAATATTCAAGGGTAAGAATTCTCTTTGCCAGTGGCGGTAAGGATTCCATGCTCCAGTTCACCGTTCCCGACGATACCTTCGAGATGATCATCCGCCTTTCCGCCGCTGCGGCGGCCGGAGGGGTGATAGGCCTTGAGCGCTACATTCAGGGGCGCTCGGCGGGGCTTCGCACCCATGTGCTTGTCTGCGTGGGCAGCGCCCTTTTCACCCTCTTTTCCCTCATCGCGCCTCGTTATAACGAGGTCGCGGGAGCCGGCGCGGACCCCGGAAGGATCGCCGCGCAGATAGTCACCGGCATCGGCTTTCTCGGCGCGGGCGTCATCCTGAAACAGGGGGTGACTGTGCGCGGCCTGACCACGG
Coding sequences within it:
- a CDS encoding ABC transporter permease yields the protein MRLTDIALLNLRRRKAKAAFLLTGLLIGVTTVVALLSITEAMSRNVNDKLERYGANILVLPKSETLSLTYGGISLGGVSFDMKELKEEDLAKIRTIENSANIAALGPTVLGVAELSGQKVLTAGVDFSVSHVLKPWWKLVGDIPAGAGVVAGSEAARVFFLIPGETVKIAGKDLKVTGVLEPTGSQDDQLLFTDLKTAQEIFGKKGTVSLVEVAALCKDCPVSDMVNQIGRIIPDANVMAIQSVVKSRLETIEHLRRFSYGISAVVLFVGGLMVLVTMMGSVRERTAEIGVFRAIGFRKSHVMRIIFTESAIVSLLAGILGYPAGLAVTAVALPFFAPGEGAGVALDPVLALFAVSISLLLGLVASIYPAVAATRMDPNEALRAL
- a CDS encoding ABC transporter ATP-binding protein, with protein sequence MSLLIVKNLQKSYGSGDSEVKALREATFEVEEGEFVSIMGESGSGKSTLLSILGALNTPTAGNLNVAGVEVYKLGQEKRADFRREFLGFVFQNFRLIPYLTLGENTMLPLATLSISKKEKVEKARKALEHVGLASKMNRLPSQVSGGEQERAAVARAIVNEPPILLADEPTGNLDSRTAGEVMGMLKELNSHGTTVVMVTHSEKCAAIATRHLLVADGVVSEMR
- a CDS encoding response regulator, with amino-acid sequence MDSEKKEEKPKVFTLASDEGRYRLLVENAHVGICVCQGDRVCYANRAFAAMTGYTLLELTSHSLLRIVHQEDHPHVIREYSRRMRGENEASSYEFRGVTKEGRVKWLLMSAIRIDWDGKPAALDFVTDLSDRRYMEETLRKSEARYRSLTDDVLDNSAVGLVILDGELKVAWANRTFGEFFSIQRELTIGLSAGRVLETLQKAATDPSGFLLSARDALKGEGRTATFEFSAKPAPGKEERHIECRTQHVGEGLFSGGRILHFYDITPQKTAQLENAAMQAKLLQSQRLETAGTLACGIAHDFNNILQSICLNAHLLSSQSALAEQDQLYLSRIDSAAGRGTKLVNQLLAFSRGMQASFDAISLSEAVLKGVEMLGWILPENIKVVTELSPEECAILGDEGQIEQILLNLAMNSRDAMPEGGVFRVTAGPVKVSGRNREVEPGDYVLLTVEDSGHGMEESTLCRIYDPFFTTKEVGKGSGIGMSVVYGIVRDHGGQIFCNSTPGKGTVFSIYFKRAGVARIHRKAKAAEPEVLPGKREGVLVVDDEPFIAESLCDVLKANGYEALAANSGEAALELYKEQSGKIDLVVLDLGMPGMGGKECLECLRKMDGELKIIVASGYDAATHAGEVKKLGAKAFISKPYSISGLLRTIEEILEG